The Penaeus chinensis breed Huanghai No. 1 chromosome 36, ASM1920278v2, whole genome shotgun sequence genome includes a region encoding these proteins:
- the LOC125045128 gene encoding nascent polypeptide-associated complex subunit alpha, muscle-specific form-like: MIISAPKMSSISQGLEFLDLDGVGEDVSQYLVALCRESNPAVQVLATEVPIAPRRVGATAEEQAASSPALSPSPQVTAADKEVEEPPMLMDQTIPDIGHEEFAGPGTFLPDGGFVGDGKVSVMADSRPPPPPPQATSITSTTITTPTTTTTTAAAATLATSVPAEIVPVRDFNVPPPIISSQNQQGAPQGGQQMFHQPYLSASPNNPPIYNPHMPPPPHPQPPPNNLYTQIPPPTVLPHGATVYVANCHVNLSPYNGGQGQAPVITSSAGPSQSPPAAPVMQSVPVMSDQPAVHVPPVVKPMHENKPEFENRRFDQFRGGHRGRGRGRGRGKRNNSERSNSVSSDHSGYGNEKHYTDGMGPPQYGHVAGPYMYPNVPYQMRGANYPHYPSVPAAQTVQGVPLMYQPQQYSHYVQYQAPNQGHMMPYQQQTMPPGSQHPSTLQHMHHQLPHHQSTHQPPQQPPHHHQPPPPLQHQQPPLHHHQQQQPHYPQHEPQQVHVPHQDQFHVPAQPQQHQQPPPPQPQPPPPQQPPPAVLEPQQQPPVAQQQPANYEPQEAPLPVEGQTNGQFVADSQAPASQFENDGSGGVQPTDGASTSTEIPIAIEETDKSNSLITQTAALSLEDPVESVITNIPAEPEQPVPDIQENIPNSTQLVYEENHAPVSPPIAKPVTTPDIKEVKSVSNKPHSAQNGLGSSGKPPVHEPQILIPNFNKGKHMQKLAVDITGNHTTLSEITFMSDEIQPNVDPQEPVEFVPVPKAAVIIPPAVSQSVSPVNVPFKASPPSIVEPPVPSGNKSTASSSWAANGGTVVIAGDGGVVPPSTPSVASPALSEVNKKEAVMPEMAASAQPGGAWAQKKSWSQLFKPSDEGAAKQVAYVAPFNQETEKLREEATEKAPDQPTSEVDLDKVKIGGMLREYNQDHRQVALQPRGLINKGYWCYVNAPLQALLACPPFYNLMRNVPNIAGLKKGKSSTPVLDSIVEYVNEFSDMAPMLRTSKKDKNNSAARKEPEIVNGPPFEPSYVYKMLASLSGEMFTEGRQQDAEEMLSVVLNGLHEEMVEALKLVNENTAASASNSVNGSVNGENVSDNEEVSDDDEWQVMGPRKKCCVTRRAHFSPTPISAIFWGQLRSVLHQAGGQPTANLQPFTTLPLDIQSPKVESVRDALEQLVSREEIPDFTCSKTNQEVTVCKQVFLEHLPPILILQLKRFIYDKDGGLQKIMKKVNFPIDLEVTKELMSTNSRGKYSAQQKKYKLLAVVYHDGKEATKGHYIADIYHGGYTCWLRYDDSCVKAVPEASVLRHAAPRVPYLLFYRRGDTMTRPSTKTKS; encoded by the exons GGCTTGGAGTTCCTTGACCTGGATGGGGTGGGAGAGGATGTCAGCCAATATCTGGTGGCACTCTGCCGGGAGAGTAATCCTGCTGTGCAGGTGCTGGCCACGGAGGTGCCCATTGCCCCTCGGAGGGTTGGGGCCACCGCAGAAGAACAGGCAGCTTCCTCCCCTGCTCTGTCACCATCCCCACAAGTAACAGCTGCTGACAAGGAAGTGGAGGAGCCTCCAATGCTGATGGACCAGACCATTCCTGACATTGGCCATGAGGAGTTCGCAGGACCAGGGACTTTCCTCCCTGATG GGGGCTTCGTTGGCGATGGTAAGGTGAGTGTGATGGCTGACtctcgaccaccaccaccaccaccccaggccacctccatcaccagcaccactatcaccaccccaaccaccaccaccaccactgctgcAGCTGCCACACTGGCCACCTCTGTGCCTGCAGAGATAGTCCCGGTCAGGGACTTCAACGTGCCTCCACCCATTATTTCTTCGCAGAACCAGCAGGGAGCTCCACAGGGGGGCCAGCAGATGTTCCACCAACCTTATCTGTCAGCTTCCCCTAACAACCCCCCAATATATAACCCACACAtgcccccccctccacacccgcAGCCTCCGCCTAATAACTTGTACACTCAAATCCCGCCGCCTACTGTTTTGCCTCATGGAGCAACAGTCTATGTCGCTAACTGTCACGTCAACCTTTCCCCCTATAATGGAGGTCAGGGGCAGGCTCCTGTTATCACATCAAGTGCTGGACCGTCTCAGTCTCCTCCAGCTGCCCCTGTCATGCAGTCTGTGCCAGTCATGTCTGATCAGCCTGCTGTGCATGTGCCTCCCGTTGTCAAACCCATGCATGAAAATAAGCCAGAGTTTGAGAACAGGAGGTTTGACCAGTTCAGAGGGGGCcaccgtgggcgtgggcgtggacgTGGACGTGGGAAGCGCAACAACAGTGAGAGAAGCAACTCGGTCAGCAGTGACCACTCAGGGTATGGCAATGAGAAACACTACACAGATGGCATGGGACCCCCCCAATATGGCCATGTGGCTGGACCCTATATGTATCCAAATGTGCCGTACCAAATGCGTGGAGCCAATTATCCACACTACCCTAGTGTCCCAGCTGCACAAACTGTTCAGGGTGTACCACTTATGTACCAACCTCAACAGTACTCCCATTATGTACAGTATCAGGCTCCAAACCAGGGCCACATGATGCCCTACCAGCAGCAGACAATGCCTCCTGGCTCGCAGCATCCCAGCACACTCCAGCACATGCACCATCAGCTGCCACATCACCAATCTACACACCAGCCCCCACAGCAACCTCCACATCATCACCAGCCTCCGCCGCCTCTACAGCACCAGCAGCCtccgcttcatcatcatcaacagcagcagccgCATTACCCACAACATGAGCCACAGCAAGTTCATGTACCTCATCAGGATCAATTTCACGTACCAGCACAGccacagcagcatcagcagcctCCCCCTCCACAGCCACAGCCACCACCCCCTCAACAACCTCCTCCTGCAGTATTGGAGCCCCAGCAGCAGCCACCAGTAGCTCAACAGCAGCCGGCAAACTACGAACCCCAGGAAGCTCCATTGCCAGTAGAAGGCCAAACCAATGGACAGTTTGTGGCCGACTCTCAGGCTCCTGCTTCACAATTTGAAAATGATGGTTCAGGTGGTGTACAGCCAACAGATGGAGCATCAACTTCAACAGAGATACCTATTGCTATAGAAGAAACAGATAAGTCTAACTCCCTCATCACACAGACAGCTGCCTTGTCCTTAGAAGATCCTGTAGAATCAGTAATCACTAACATTCCTGCAGAACCTGAACAACCAGTTCCAGACATTCAGGAGAATATTCCTAATTCCACTCAACTGGTTTATGAGGAAAACCATGCTCCAGTCTCTCCCCCCATAGCCAAACCAGTCACAACCCCGGACATAAAGGAGGTTAAATCTGTCTCCAACAAGCCTCATTCTGCTCAGAATGGATTGGGTTCATCTGGTAAGCCCCCTGTGCATGAGCCTCAGATTCTAATCCCCAACTTCAATAAAGGGAAGCACATGCAGAAGCTGGCTGTTGACATTACCGGTAATCATACTACTTTGTCCGAGATAACCTTCATGTCGGATGAGATTCAACCTAATGTTGATCCTCAGGAGCCAGTGGAATTTGTGCCGGTTCCCAAAGCAGCTGTGATCATTCCACCTGCAGTCTCCCAGAGTGTTTCCCCAGTCAATGTTCCTTTCAAAGCTTCCCCTCCTTCAATTGTGGAGCCTCCAGTCCCATCAGGAAACAAGAGCACTGCCTCCTCTTCATGGGCAGCAAATGGTGGGACAGTGGTAATAGCTGGTGATGGTGGGGTGGTGCCACCCAGTACTCCATCAGTGGCCAGTCCTGCTCTTTCAGAAGTGAACAAGAAGGAGGCTGTGATGCCCGAGATGGCAGCCAGTGCCCAACCCGGTGGAGCTTGGGCTCAGAAGAAGAGCTGGTCCCAGTTGTTCAAGCCATCCGATGAAGGAGCAGCCAAGCAAGTGGCTTATGTTGCACCCTTCAACCAGGAGACAGAGAAGCTTCGGGAGGAGGCAACAGAGAAGGCCCCTGACCAGCCTACATCGGAAGTGGATCTGGATAAGGTCAAAATTGGAG GCATGTTACGAGAGTACAACCAAGACCATCGCCAGGTTGCTCTACAGCCTCGAGGACTGATCAACAAGGGATATTGGTGCTATGTTAATGCTCCTCTGCAAGCCCTGCTGGCCTGCCCTCCTTTCTATAATTTAATGAGAAATGTGCCCAACATTGCTGGGCTCAAGAAGGGCAAATCTTCAACACCAGTTCTGGATAGCAT TGTGGAGTATGTAAATGAGTTCTCTGATATGGCTCCCATGCTGAGGACAAGCAAGAAAGACAAGAACAATTCAGCTGCACGCAAAGAACCAGAAATAGTCAATGGCCCACCATTCGAACCTTCATATGTCTACAAGATGTTGGCCTCCTTGAGTGGGGAAATGTTCACTGAGGGTCGACAACAAGATGCTGAAGAGATGCTCTCCGTTGTCTTGAATGGCTTGCACGAGGAG ATGGTGGAAGCCTTGAAGCTGGTAAATGAGAATACTGCAGCATCAGCCAGCAATTCAGTCAATGGCTCCGTAAACGGGGAAAATGTATCAGACAATGAGGAGGTGTCAGATGATGATGAATGGCAG GTAATGGGCCCACGCAAAAAGTGCTGTGTGACCCGAAGGGCTCacttctccccaacccccattAGTGCCATATTCTGGGGGCAGCTTAGGTCTGTTCTTCACCAGGCAGGAGGTCAACCTACTGCTAACCTGCAACCATTCACCACACTACCATTAGATATTCAG tctCCCAAGGTTGAGAGTGTTAGAGATGCTTTAGAGCAGCTTGTGAGCCGTGAAGAGATTCCAGATTTTACATGCTCAAAGACGAACCAGGAGGTGACAGTGTGCAAACAG GTATTCCTGGAGCACCTCCCTCCAATCCTAATTCTGCAACTCAAGAGGTTTATCTATGACAAGGATGGTGGCCTGCAGAAGATCATGAAGAAGGTCAACTTCCCCATAGACTTAGAAGTTACCAAAG AATTAATGTCAACCAACAGTCGAGGGAAATACTCGGCCCAACAGAAGAAGTACAAGCTCCTGGCTGTTGTATACCATGATGGAAAGGAAGCCACTAAAGGTCACTACATCGCAGATATATATCATGGAGGTTACACCTGCTGGTTGAGGTATGACGACAGTTGTGTGAAAGCTGTTCCAGAGGCCAGTGTCCTTCGCCATGCCGCACCCAGGGTGCCCTATCTCCTTTTCTACCGTCGTGGAGACACCATGACAAGGCCATCAACGAAGACCAAATCTTGA